ACGTTGCGATCGGGTTGATCAGCACCGCGAAATATTTCGCGCCGAGCGCGCTCGCCGCTTTCAAACGCGTCCATCCCGAGATCGATCTTCGCCTTCTGGTCGGCAATCGCGGCGAGACGGTGGCGGCGCTCGAGCGTTTCGAAATCGATCTCGCCATCATGGGCCGCCCGCCGGAGCATTTCGAGGTTACCGAAATCGCCATCGGCGCCCATCCCCACGTCATCATCGCCGCCCCCGATCATCCGCTCGCCGGACGCGTGGCGATTCCGCCCGCAGCCCTTCTCGATCAGCCCTTCGTGCTGCGTGAGCCGGGCTCGGGCACGCGCGCTCTCGTGCAGCGCTTCTTTGAGAGCGCCGGTCTCGCCCCCGCCGGCGGGATGGAGTTCGGCAGCAATGAGACGATCAAGCAAGCGGTGATCGCCGGCATGGGCATCGCGCTGATTTCCGCCCACACCATCGCCGCCGAATGGGCCGACCGGCGAATTGCCATTCTCGACGTTGTCGGCTTGCCGATTTTGCGACAATGGTATCTCGTGCGGCGGCGGGAAAAGCGGCTTTTGCCGGCCGCGCGCGCCTTGTGGGAGCATCTCGTGCGGGAAGGGAGCGCGTTCCTGCCGAGGCTCGATCTCCCCGGCGAGAGCCGTGACGCCTAGAGCGCGATCGGTTTAAGTCGATCACGCTCTACCCCTATTTTGGCGAGCAAGTTGGCCGGTTTTGATTGAACAGGATGGTTCAATCAAAACCTACCTTGCTCTAAGGGCGGCGCGCCCGGCGATCAGTGCGAGATCGTAAAATTGAGCGGCACCTCGGCGGTTGCCGGCACCGGGGTTCCGCCACGCGTCGCCGGGACGAAGCGCCATTGCTGCACCGCGTCGATGGCGGCGCGGTCGAGGGCCGAAAATCCGCTGCTCGTTGCCACCTGCACGGTGTCGGCGCGGCCATCGGCGGTGACATTGACCAACAGCACGACCCGCCCTTGCTCGCGCCGCCTGAGGGACAAGACCGGATAAATCGGCGCGTGGTTACCCTCGGCCGCGGCGAGCGGGTGGGGCGGCACCAGCGCCGCCGTGGCAAGCGTGGGGCCGGAAGGCGCGGGCGGGGCGGCGGATGACGGGGACGCCGCCGATGCGGAAGCCTGCTCGCGTTCCGCCGTTTTTGCCATCTGTGTCGGGGGGGCATGCGCTTGGTGCGGGCGCGGCGCCGGTTTCGCTGGTGCCTCTGGCGGCGCCATCGCCTGCACGCGCTCGGGGGTTGGCGCTGGCCGGGCCGGCGGCGGCTCTTGGGTGG
This portion of the Acidibrevibacterium fodinaquatile genome encodes:
- a CDS encoding LysR family transcriptional regulator — its product is MNRARRRLTLKQMRGFAAIVEHGTITGAAAAIGVSPPAILHQLREIEDSLGLPLLERSNGKAIPTEAGRELLATTARIESEIADCLEAIAALAGMQRGHVAIGLISTAKYFAPSALAAFKRVHPEIDLRLLVGNRGETVAALERFEIDLAIMGRPPEHFEVTEIAIGAHPHVIIAAPDHPLAGRVAIPPAALLDQPFVLREPGSGTRALVQRFFESAGLAPAGGMEFGSNETIKQAVIAGMGIALISAHTIAAEWADRRIAILDVVGLPILRQWYLVRRREKRLLPAARALWEHLVREGSAFLPRLDLPGESRDA
- a CDS encoding energy transducer TonB gives rise to the protein MPPEPYPPFFLSREAATSEPARPEPVLGWQPAPAPGERERWAALSPAAARIGRCGGISTVFHALALAAVLLWAEYLVPPEPIAIGGAVAMVFAPNEPAAPHSALPPAVPTPPAAAPMPVAAPPPDAANTQTETAALAPPMPPPEPAIATTQEPPPARPAPTPERVQAMAPPEAPAKPAPRPHQAHAPPTQMAKTAEREQASASAASPSSAAPPAPSGPTLATAALVPPHPLAAAEGNHAPIYPVLSLRRREQGRVVLLVNVTADGRADTVQVATSSGFSALDRAAIDAVQQWRFVPATRGGTPVPATAEVPLNFTISH